GGGCACCTCGCCCCAGCCCGGGGTGTCGGGCCGGCCGCCGTCGCGCAGCGCCGCCTCCTGCCCGTCCAGCCCGTACGTGGTCCACCCGGCGCGGTCGCCGAGGATCCGCATCCGCGGCCCGAGCTGCGCCGCGACCGCGCTCATCCACAGGTGCGAGCGGACCCCGGAGTCGTGGTTCAGCGCCACGAAGGCGTCGTCGTCGACCTCCGCGCCGGGTCGTCGCCGGTCGACCTCGGCGTAGACGGTGCGGACCGGTCCGAACAGCTGCACCGCCTGGTCGACGAGGTGGGCGCCGAGGTCGTAGAGCGCGCCACCGGCCTCGTCGGCGGTGCCGCTCTCCCGCCAGCCCGGCTTGATCGCCGGCCGCCACCGTTCGAACCGGGACTCGAAGCGCAGCACGCGGCCCAGCTCGCCGGCCTCGATCAGGCGTCGGGCGGTCAGGAAGTCGCCGTCCCAACGGCGGTTCTGGAACACGGTGAGCGGCACGCCGAGCCGGTCGGCCTCGGCGACGAGGGCGCGGCCCTCGGCGGCGGTGACGGCGAGCGGCTTGTCGACCACCACCGGCAGGCCGGCCGCGAGGGCGGCCCGGGCCAGCGGAACGTGGTGCCGGTTCGGGGTGGCCACCACCACCAGGTCGAGGGTGTCCGCCGTCCGCCAGAGCTGGTCGGCGTCGTCGACGAGACGGGCGTCGGGGTGGTCGCGCCGGGCCTGCTCCCGCCGCTGCGGGTCGGCCGTGACGACGGCGTCGAGCCGCAGCCCGGGCGTCGCGGCGATCAGCGGGGCGTGGAAGACCCGCCCGGCCAGCCCGTACCCCAGCAGGCCGACCCGTAGTGCCTCCTGCGCCATGCCGTCCCCCTGATCAGTTTCGGTGCCGGGGTCGAATCTACGCCCGGGTCGGGGCGGCGGTCCGTGGCGGCCGGTGGTGTGACAGCGTGACCGGGGTGAACGCATCCCCGGTCGACGTCGACCTCGCGCTGGTGGGCGGCGGCGGCGCCGCGTCCCTGGTCCTGGCCGCGCTGGACCGGCACGGTCCGCCGGGCCTGCGGATCGCCGTGATCGACCCGGTCCACAAGCGCGGCCAGGACCGCACCTGGGCGTTCTGGGGGACGCCCGGCACCGACCTCGACCCGATGCTCAGCGCGAGCTGGTCGCAGGTCGAGGTGGTCACGCCGGCCGGGCGCCGCGTCCTGGCGCTCGACCCCCTGCGGTACGCCATGCTCCGCTCCGCCCCGGTCTACGACCGGGCTGCCGAGGCGGAGGAGCGGCTCGGCGCGGTCCGGTTCGGCGCGGCGGCCGGCGCCCTCGACGACGACGGGGAGCGGGTGCTGGTCCGGGACGTCGACGGCGCGGCGCTGGTGCGGGCGGGTTGGGTGCTGGACTCCCGTCCCCGCGCACCCCGGCGGCCGGGGCGGACGAGCTGGTTGCAGCACTTCCGTGGCTGGTGGGTGGAGACGGACGGGCCGACGTTCGACCCGGGCCGGGCGGTGCTGATGGACTTCCGCACCCCGCAGCCGGCCCGGGGTGTCTCGTTCGGCTACGTGCTCCCGGTCAGCGACCGGTACGCGCTGGTCGAGTACACCGAGTTCTCCCCGGCCCTGCTCACCGACGAGGCGTACGACACGGCGCTGCGCGGTTACGTGGACCTGCTCGGTCTGGACCGGGCGGCGCTGCGGGTGCGGGAGGTGGAGAACGGGGTGATCCCGATGACCGACGGCCCGTTCGTCGCGCGCCCGTCGCCCCGGGTGGTACGCCTCGGCACCGCCGGTGGCGCCACCCGCCCGTCGACCGGGTTCACCTTCTCCGCCATGCACCGGCAGGCCGAGCAGGTCGCCCGGGCGCTCGCCGCGGGTCGGCCGCCGCTGCCACGGCCGGCGTATCCGGGGCGGCACCGGTGGATGGACGCGGTGGCGCTGCGCGCCCTGGACCGGGGTCGGGTCGGTGGGGTGGAGTTCTTCGCGCGGCTCTTCGACCGCAACCCGGCCGAGCGGGTGCTGCGGTTCCTGGACGGCGCCACCACCGTCGCGGAGGACCTGGCGGTGATGCGGTCCAGCCCGCTGCTGCCGATGACCGGCGCGGTGGTCGGCGACGCGGTGGGCCGGCTGGGGGGTCGACTCCGTCGCGATCGGGCCCCCGCCCCCGTGTCGGGGGCCGGATCGCGGCGGCCGTGAGCCGTCAGGCCGGCCGGTAGGTCGCCACCAGCACCCCGGTGGTGCTGACGACGCTGTCGACCAGGCGCAGCGGCGCCGGGCTGTCGCCGTCGGGGAAGAGCCGCCGGCCGCCGCCGAGCACCAGCGGGTGGATCAGCAGCACGTACTCGTCGATCAGCCCCTGTCGACCCAGTGTCCGGACCAGTTCGCCGCTGCCGAGCACGGCGATGTCGCCGCCCGGCCGGGCCTTGAGTTCCTTGACGGCGGTGACGACGTCGCCGGTGAGCAGGTGGGAGTTCGCCCAGGGCAGCGGTGCGGTGAGGGTGGCGGAGGCGACGTACTTGGGCAGCGCGTCGAGCACCGGGGTGAACGGGTTGTCCCGCTGCTGCGGCCAGTAGCCGGCGAAGTCGGCGTAGGTGCGGCGGCCCAGCAGCAGGGCCTCGGTGGCGGCCATCCCCTCGCCCATCTTCCGGCCGATCACCGGGTCGGTGTAGGGCACCGCCCACCCGCCGGCGGTGAACCCGTCCCGGGTGTCCTCGTCGGGCCGTCCGGGTGCCTGCAGCACGCCGTCCAGGCTGACGTTCTCGGTGACCACGATCCTGCGCATGTCGCTCCTCGGCGGGTCGCGGCCGGCCCGTTGCCGGCCGTCCACCCTCCACACGAACGGCGGGCCGCGGAATCGACAGGTGGTCAGCGGTTCCGTTCGCGGGCGACCGTGTCGCGGACCAGGACGCGCAGCTGTTCCATCGGGTCGCCGTCGCCCGCGCCGAGCCGGTTGCGCACCGCCGCGACGGTCAACCCCAGTTCCGGGTACGCGAAGGCCAGGCTGCCGCCGCTGCCCGCCGTCCCGAACGACCCATCGGCGTCGACGGCGTAGCCGAGCCCGAAGGTGGTCTCCTGCCCGAAGACCCATTCGGTGCCGCGCACCGCGACGGCCGACACCTCGCGCAGCCGGTCGGGGGAGACGAGCCGGACGCCGTCCACCGGTCCGAGCAGCGCCGCGTACATCCGGGCCACCGCGCGGGCGCTCATCGTGCCGACGGCGGGCACGTCGGCGCGGAGCACGTCGGGGCGGCTGCCGATCGTCGCGTCCGGCCGGACACCCGGGGGTGCGACCGCGTCGAAGTTCGGCAGGTTGGCCCCGGCCCAGTCCATCAGTGCGGCGAGCCCGGCGTCGGTCAGGCGGGCCAGCCGGGGCAGTTCCGCCTCGGGCACGCCGAGGAACAGCTCGCCGGTGACGCCCAGCGGCCCGGCCACCTCCTGCGCCAGCACCTGCGAGACCCGCCGCCCGGTGACCCGCCGGACCACCTCGCCGACCAGCCAGCCGAACGTCCACGCGTGGTACGCCACCTGTCGGCCGGGCGCCCAGCGCGGCACGCTGTCGGCGATCAGCGCGCACATCCGGTCCCAGTCGGTGAAGTCCTCGGGGGTGGTGTCGGCGGGGAGCGCCGGCACCCCGGCGGTGTGGGTGAGCGCGTGCCGCAGGGTGATGTCGCCCTTGCCGTGCCGGCCGAACTCCGGCCACACGTCGGCGATCCGCAGGTCGTAGTCGAGCTGTCCGCGCTCGGCCAGCACGTGCACCACGGTCGCGGTGAGGCCCTTGCCGGTGGAGACGGCGTGCACCGGGGTGTCGGCGGTCATCGGGCGGCCGGAGTCGGCGTCGGCCAGCCCGGCCTGCTCCTCCACGATCGGCGTGCCGTCGAGGCAGGCGGCCACCTGGACGCCGGTCTCCCGACCGGAGGAGACCAGGTCGTCGATGGTCGCGCGTACCTGCGTCCGCAGGGCGTTCCAGCGTTCGTCCACGGGGTGTCACCCTGCCAGAGGGGCGGGTGCCGGTCGCCCGGTTTTCAGTCGGCCAGGAGGCGGGCCCGCAGCGCGGCGATCAGGTCATCGTTGACGCCGAGCTGGTCGCGGGCGTAGCCGCGGACCGAGCCGTGCGCGGCGGTGAGGTCGGTGAGGACGTGTCGGATGATCTCGGCGGGGGCGCGGCCGTACCCGGGCCAGCGCAGGGTGCGCCCGGGGTGGGCGGCGTGCCAGTCGGCAATGAGCCGTTCGGTGGCCAACTCGGTCAGCGCGAAGTCCGCGGCGATCTGGTCGTCGGAGACGCCGAGCAGGGCCAGCACGAGAGCGGCGAGCAGGCCGGTGCGGTCTTTGCCGGAGGCACAGTGGAACACCAGCGGATGGTCGCCGTCGGCGATCACCGTGAGGGCCTGCCGCAATTCCGCGACCCCGTCGGTGGCGACCTCGGCGTACCGGTCAGCCAGGTGGCGCCAGGGGTCCACGTCGGGGTCGATCTCCGCCTGATCGTAGCCGCGGTGCTCGATGCTGAGGTTGTGCCAGGTGAGTCCGGGGTCCTCGGGGGCCCGGCCACGGGCGGCGATCTCCGACGGGTAGCGCAGGTCGATGACGGTGCGGACGCCGAGCGCCCGGAAGCGGGTCAGGTCGTCGCCGGCCAGCTTGCCGAGCGAGTCCGACCGGTAGAGCCGGCCCCAGCGCAGGGTCCGGCCGTCGTCGGTGCGGTAGCCGCCGAGGTCGCGGAAGTTGTGCAGCCGCTGGAAGGGCACGTGCCGGATCATGGCCGCACCCTAGCCGTCGGGCGTGGGTCGGGTGGTCCCGTGCGGGGTCGTACCCGGTAGGTTTCCGGCATGGTGGAGGCGGCGGCCGGCAGGGTCGTGGAGATCTGGACCGACGGGGCGTGCAGCGGCAATCCCGGCCCGGGCGGCTGGGGGGTGCTGCTGCGGTGGGGCGACCGGGAGCGGGAGTTGTGCGGTGGGGAGGCCACGCCGACCACCAACAACCGGATGGAGCTGACGGCCGCGATCCAGGCCCTGGAGAGCCTGACCCGGCCGGTCACCGTGCGGCTGCACACCGACAGCACGTACGTGCGCAACGGCATCACCGGTTGGCTCGCCTCGTGGAAGCGCAACGGCTGGTTGACCGCCGCGAAGCAGCCGGTGAAGAACGCGGACCTGTGGCAGCGGCTGGAGGCGGCCTGTGCCCGGCACGACGTGACCTGGCTCTGGGTGAAGGGGCACAACGGCCATCCGGAGAACGAGCGGGCGGACGCCCTGGCCAACCGGGGCATGACCGAGGCGCGGGCGGGCGCCGGGGTGACCGCCGGCCGGTGAGGGCGGGTTGTGTCGATCCGGGTCGATGGGTAACGTAGCGGATCGACGCCGTTACGGACAGTTTCCCCTCGGAGGTGTCCCGCGTGATCCCTGCCGCCCTGACCGACCTGCCGCTCTGGCCGCCGACCAACCTCGGCCGGGATCCGCTCGTCCCGCTCGACCCGGGGGAGCGGGACCGCTTCGACGCGCCGGTGACGAAGGTCCGCCTCCCCACCGACGCGACCGCCTGGCTGGTGACGCGGCACGCCGACGTGCGTCAACTGCTGCGGCACCCCGGCTTCAGCGCCGACCTGTCCCGGCCGGGGTTCCCGCTGCTGCGGGCGTTGCCGCCGGGGGCGCTGAGCGACCGGCGGGGCGGGTTCATCCGGATGGACGGGATGGAGCACTCCCGGCTGCGCCGGATGCTCACCGCCGAGTTCATGCTCAAGAGCATCCGGCGGATCGAGCCGCTGATCCGGCAGACCGTCGACCGCACCCTGGACGACCTGCGCGACGCTGGCCCACCGGCCGACCTGGTGGCCACCTTCGCCCTGCCGCTGCCGTCGATGGTGATCTGCCACCTGCTCGGCGTCCCGTACGCCGACCACGACTTCTTCCAGCTGCGCAGTCGTACCCTGCTCGACCGGGACGCCGCGCCGGAGCTGGTCCGGGAGCACGTCGCGCAGCTGCGGGACTATCTGCACCGGTTGGTCGAGGCGAAGTGCGCCGCCGGTGACCGGGCCGACGACCTGCTCAGCCGGCTGGCCCGCGACCGGGTCGACACCGGCGAGCTGGCGGTCGACGAGCTGGTCGGGATGGCGATGCTGCTGCTCATCGCCGGCCACGAGACCACCGCCAACATGATCGGTCTGAGCACCCTGCTGCTGCTGCGCGACGTGCCCGGCCGCTACGCCGCCCTGCGCGACGACCCCGACCAGGCCGACACGCTGGTCGAGGAGCTGCTGCGCTATCTGAGCATCGTGCGGACCGGCCTGCCGAGGCTGGCGCTGGAGGACGTCGAGATCGGCGGGCAGCTGATCCGGGCGGGGGAGGGCGCCATCGCCGTGCTCTCCACCGCCAACCGGGACCCGGTGGTCTTCGACGGCCCGGACGAGTTCGACCCCTACCGCCAGGCGCACCAGCACGTCGCGTTCGGTTTCGGGGTGCACCAGTGCATCGGCCAGCCGCTGGCCCGGGCCGAGCTGCGGATCGCCCTGGTCGAGCTGGCCCGGCGCTTCCCCGACCTGCGGCTCGCCGCCCCCACCGGGCAGCTGCCCACCCGGGACAACTCGATCGTCTTCGGCCTCGACGCGCTGCCGGTGACCTGGTGACCGGGCGGGTCCGCGTCGACCGGGACCGCTGCTGCGGCGCCGGCAACTGCGTGCTGACCGCGCCGGAGGTCTTCGACCAGGGCGACGACGGTCTGGTGCTGCTGCGCTTCACCGCGCCACCGCCGCAGACCCTGGAGGGCGTACGCCGGGCGGCGGATCTCTGCCCGGCCGGCGCCATCACCGTCGACTGACCCCGCCGGGGCGGTACGGGTGACCGCGACGGCCACCCGTACCGGTGCTCACTCCTCGGTCGGTGGCTCCTGCACGGCCGGGTCGCCGGCGCCGGAGACGGCGTCGACGTCGTAGCCGGCCCGGCTGACGTCCTGCGCCGAGCGGCGCTCCTCGGCCGGCAGGTCGGCGAAGTCGTCGCCGGTGTCGTCGGTGGTGTGCAGCGACTCGCCCGGCGGTCGCAGGGACGCCTCGTAGGCGGTGGCGCCGTCGGGTTCGTCGGTGGCCGCGCGGCCGAAGTGTTCCTCATTCATGTCGCACTCCTGCCCGCCCCGCCCGTCGGCAAACGCCCCGTCGGCGCGTCGGGATCCGCCTGCTGCCCGGGCGGGGTCAGCGGCGGCGGCGCGGGGTGCGGGAGCGGGCCGGGGTCACGGTCAGCGACCAGTGCGTGGGGCGGCGCAGCGTCGCCGGCAGCGCGGTGCGGTGGTCGCCGCGGGCGGCGTCGAGCTGCGACTGGTGCAGGAACAGGCAGCCGCGCAGGTCGGCCCCGCTCAGGTCCGCCCCGCGCAGGTCCGCGCCGGTCACGTCGGCCGCCCCGAGGTCCACGCCCCGCAGGTCCGCGCCGATCAGGCAGGCGCCGCGCAGGTTCGCCCCGGACAGGTCAGCCCGGCGCAGGTCCACCCCGATCAGCATCGCGCCGCGCCGGTCCACGCCCGCCCGACCGGTGCGGGCCTGCTCACCGGCCCGCGACAGCAGGGGGTTGACCCGGTCCCGTTGGGCGTCGACGTCGAGGGTGAGCAGGTCGTCGGCGGTGCCGTCGGCGAGCCGGCCGGTCTCGTCGAGCGCCCGGACCAGGTCGTCGCGCAGCGGCCCGGGCGGGGTGTGGGCCACCGCCTCGGTCAGGTACCAGAGCAGTTCGTGCAGCGGCCGCAGCACGGCGAAGGCGTCGAACATCCGCCGGGCCGTCCCCGGGTCGTCGCGCCAGTCGCGCCCGGCGAAGGTCACCTGGGTCAGCTGCTGCCCGGCCCCGAAGCAGTCGAAGACCGTGCAGCCGGGGAAGCCGCGCTGCCGCAGGTCGCGGTGGATGCCGCAGCGGGAGTCCGGCCGCAGGTTCGGGCAGGGCTGCCCGGCGGGCTTGTCGAGGGCGAAGTCGGCCGAAGCGGCGAAGGCGGGCGCGACGCAGCAGATCCCGACGCAGCGGGCGCAGTCGGCGCGCAGCTCCCGCCCGCCCACCTGCACAGCTGTCCCTGGTTCCGTCGTCTCGGACACGCTGACCGGTCTCCCGCCACTGCACCGTCATGACGCTCGCGGCGGTCGCCGCGGCCGGTGCCATTGTCCGTCGTCGGCCGGGCCGCCGCGGCGGCGGGCCCGCGTCGTCCGTTCCGCCCCGTCGGCGTACGGCGGCTCCGTATCGTGACGGATGAGGGGGCGGCATGGACGAGCAGGCACGGGAGCAGGCGCTGCTGACCGCCCTGACGACCGAGCACTTCGTGCTCCAGACGTCCCGGGGCGCCACCATCGCGGAGTCGGTCGGGCGGGCGACGGTGTTCCTCACCATGCTCTCCGCCGCGCTGATCGGCCTGGGTTTCGTCTCCAGCAGCGGTCAGCTGCTGAAGCCGTACCTGGGGGCGGTGCTGCCCACGCTGATGATCACCGGTCTGCTCACCTTCGCCCGCCTGGTGCAGACGATGGTGGAGAACTCGCTGGCCCTGGCCCGCATCCAACGCATCCGCGCCTACTACCACCGGCACTTCGCCGGTGAGCAGGACTTCTTCGCCGACTCGGTGGCCACCGGGGACGTCATGGCGGCGGCCTGGGCGGCGGTCGGCAGCCGTCCCGGCCGCTGGCAGTTGATGCTCACCACCGCGGCGATGGTGGGGGCGGTCAACGCGCTGCTGATCGGGCTGGGCGTCACCCTGCTGGCCGGGGTGCTGGGCGCCTCGTCCGGCCTGGCGATCCCGGTGGGGGTGGTGGTCGCCCTGGCGGCCTTCGCCGCCCAGCTCTGGTACATCTCCCACGCCTCCCTCTGGAACCGCGCCTGACCGCCGCGCCGGACCGGGGCGTGTAATCGACCCGCACCCGGGTAGCCGGGCGGGCATGGAGCTGGTCGAGGAGTCGCCGTACCGGTTCCGGATCGACCGGCGGGAGCCGATGCGGGTGCCGGGGGTGGTCTTCGCGTCCCGGTCGCTGCTGCCGGACGCCGGTGCCGACAAGTCGCTGGAGCAGGTCGCGAACGTGGCGACCCTGCCCGGCATCGTCGACGCCTCGTACGCCATGCCGGACGTGCACTGGGGCTACGGTTTCCCGATCGGCGGCGTCGCGGCCACCGACGTCGGGCACGGCGGGGTGGTGTCGCCCGGCGGGGTCGGCTTCGACATCTCCTGCGGGGTGCGCCTGCTCACCGCCGACCTGGACCGCGCGGAGCTGCGGCCCCGGCTGGACGCGTTGATGGACGGCCTGGGCCACGCCACCCCGCGCGGCATGGGCAAGGGCGCGGTGTGGCAGCTCGCCGACCGCGCGGAGCTCGACGCGGTGCTGCGTGGCGGTTCCCGGCACGCCGTCGAGCGGGGACACGGCGTCGCCCGCGACCTGGACCGGTGCGAGGACCACGGCGCGGTCGACGACGCGAATCCGGCCCAGGTCAGCGAGCGGGCGGTCGAGCGCGGCGCCGGTCAGGTCGGCAGCCTCGGCTCCGGCAACCACTTCCTCGAGGTGCAGGCCGTCGAGGAGATCTACGACGAGACCGTGGCCACCGCGTTCGGGCTGCGGGCCGGTCAGGTCTGCGTGATGATCCACTGCGGGTCGCGGGGGCTCGGGCACCAGATCTGCACCGACCACGTGCGGGCCATGGAGAAGGTCATGCCCCGGTACGGCATCGACGTGCCCGACCGGCAGCTCGCCTGCGCGCCGGTCTCCTCCCACGAGGGCCGGGCCTATCTCGGGGCGATGGCCGCCGC
This genomic interval from Micromonospora sp. CCTCC AA 2012012 contains the following:
- a CDS encoding Gfo/Idh/MocA family protein, encoding MAQEALRVGLLGYGLAGRVFHAPLIAATPGLRLDAVVTADPQRREQARRDHPDARLVDDADQLWRTADTLDLVVVATPNRHHVPLARAALAAGLPVVVDKPLAVTAAEGRALVAEADRLGVPLTVFQNRRWDGDFLTARRLIEAGELGRVLRFESRFERWRPAIKPGWRESGTADEAGGALYDLGAHLVDQAVQLFGPVRTVYAEVDRRRPGAEVDDDAFVALNHDSGVRSHLWMSAVAAQLGPRMRILGDRAGWTTYGLDGQEAALRDGGRPDTPGWGEVPVDRYGQLGVDGDLRPVPTETGRYQDFYAQVATALRDGTPMPVDPRDAVDTVALIELAHRSAARGEVLPVQG
- a CDS encoding lycopene cyclase family protein; amino-acid sequence: MNASPVDVDLALVGGGGAASLVLAALDRHGPPGLRIAVIDPVHKRGQDRTWAFWGTPGTDLDPMLSASWSQVEVVTPAGRRVLALDPLRYAMLRSAPVYDRAAEAEERLGAVRFGAAAGALDDDGERVLVRDVDGAALVRAGWVLDSRPRAPRRPGRTSWLQHFRGWWVETDGPTFDPGRAVLMDFRTPQPARGVSFGYVLPVSDRYALVEYTEFSPALLTDEAYDTALRGYVDLLGLDRAALRVREVENGVIPMTDGPFVARPSPRVVRLGTAGGATRPSTGFTFSAMHRQAEQVARALAAGRPPLPRPAYPGRHRWMDAVALRALDRGRVGGVEFFARLFDRNPAERVLRFLDGATTVAEDLAVMRSSPLLPMTGAVVGDAVGRLGGRLRRDRAPAPVSGAGSRRP
- a CDS encoding dihydrofolate reductase family protein; this encodes MRRIVVTENVSLDGVLQAPGRPDEDTRDGFTAGGWAVPYTDPVIGRKMGEGMAATEALLLGRRTYADFAGYWPQQRDNPFTPVLDALPKYVASATLTAPLPWANSHLLTGDVVTAVKELKARPGGDIAVLGSGELVRTLGRQGLIDEYVLLIHPLVLGGGRRLFPDGDSPAPLRLVDSVVSTTGVLVATYRPA
- a CDS encoding serine hydrolase domain-containing protein encodes the protein MDERWNALRTQVRATIDDLVSSGRETGVQVAACLDGTPIVEEQAGLADADSGRPMTADTPVHAVSTGKGLTATVVHVLAERGQLDYDLRIADVWPEFGRHGKGDITLRHALTHTAGVPALPADTTPEDFTDWDRMCALIADSVPRWAPGRQVAYHAWTFGWLVGEVVRRVTGRRVSQVLAQEVAGPLGVTGELFLGVPEAELPRLARLTDAGLAALMDWAGANLPNFDAVAPPGVRPDATIGSRPDVLRADVPAVGTMSARAVARMYAALLGPVDGVRLVSPDRLREVSAVAVRGTEWVFGQETTFGLGYAVDADGSFGTAGSGGSLAFAYPELGLTVAAVRNRLGAGDGDPMEQLRVLVRDTVARERNR
- a CDS encoding tyrosine-protein phosphatase — encoded protein: MIRHVPFQRLHNFRDLGGYRTDDGRTLRWGRLYRSDSLGKLAGDDLTRFRALGVRTVIDLRYPSEIAARGRAPEDPGLTWHNLSIEHRGYDQAEIDPDVDPWRHLADRYAEVATDGVAELRQALTVIADGDHPLVFHCASGKDRTGLLAALVLALLGVSDDQIAADFALTELATERLIADWHAAHPGRTLRWPGYGRAPAEIIRHVLTDLTAAHGSVRGYARDQLGVNDDLIAALRARLLAD
- the rnhA gene encoding ribonuclease HI, yielding MVEAAAGRVVEIWTDGACSGNPGPGGWGVLLRWGDRERELCGGEATPTTNNRMELTAAIQALESLTRPVTVRLHTDSTYVRNGITGWLASWKRNGWLTAAKQPVKNADLWQRLEAACARHDVTWLWVKGHNGHPENERADALANRGMTEARAGAGVTAGR
- a CDS encoding cytochrome P450, with translation MIPAALTDLPLWPPTNLGRDPLVPLDPGERDRFDAPVTKVRLPTDATAWLVTRHADVRQLLRHPGFSADLSRPGFPLLRALPPGALSDRRGGFIRMDGMEHSRLRRMLTAEFMLKSIRRIEPLIRQTVDRTLDDLRDAGPPADLVATFALPLPSMVICHLLGVPYADHDFFQLRSRTLLDRDAAPELVREHVAQLRDYLHRLVEAKCAAGDRADDLLSRLARDRVDTGELAVDELVGMAMLLLIAGHETTANMIGLSTLLLLRDVPGRYAALRDDPDQADTLVEELLRYLSIVRTGLPRLALEDVEIGGQLIRAGEGAIAVLSTANRDPVVFDGPDEFDPYRQAHQHVAFGFGVHQCIGQPLARAELRIALVELARRFPDLRLAAPTGQLPTRDNSIVFGLDALPVTW
- a CDS encoding ferredoxin; translation: MTGRVRVDRDRCCGAGNCVLTAPEVFDQGDDGLVLLRFTAPPPQTLEGVRRAADLCPAGAITVD
- a CDS encoding pentapeptide repeat-containing protein; translated protein: MSETTEPGTAVQVGGRELRADCARCVGICCVAPAFAASADFALDKPAGQPCPNLRPDSRCGIHRDLRQRGFPGCTVFDCFGAGQQLTQVTFAGRDWRDDPGTARRMFDAFAVLRPLHELLWYLTEAVAHTPPGPLRDDLVRALDETGRLADGTADDLLTLDVDAQRDRVNPLLSRAGEQARTGRAGVDRRGAMLIGVDLRRADLSGANLRGACLIGADLRGVDLGAADVTGADLRGADLSGADLRGCLFLHQSQLDAARGDHRTALPATLRRPTHWSLTVTPARSRTPRRRR
- a CDS encoding RtcB family protein yields the protein MELVEESPYRFRIDRREPMRVPGVVFASRSLLPDAGADKSLEQVANVATLPGIVDASYAMPDVHWGYGFPIGGVAATDVGHGGVVSPGGVGFDISCGVRLLTADLDRAELRPRLDALMDGLGHATPRGMGKGAVWQLADRAELDAVLRGGSRHAVERGHGVARDLDRCEDHGAVDDANPAQVSERAVERGAGQVGSLGSGNHFLEVQAVEEIYDETVATAFGLRAGQVCVMIHCGSRGLGHQICTDHVRAMEKVMPRYGIDVPDRQLACAPVSSHEGRAYLGAMAAAANYARANRQLLAQAAREVFRRVTGGGLDLVYDISHNLAKIETHDVAGVPRPLCVHRKGATRALPPGHPDLPDDLRPVGQPVLIPGSMGTGSYVLTGVAGAPAFASTCHGAGRVRSRKQATKAVAGHDPRRELEAQDIAVRGVSRRGLAEEMPAAYKDITAVVAAAEGAGLCRRVARLVPLGVVKG